TTACCGAAAATTCAGGTTTGCCACCCAATGGAATAGTTTTTATAATCTTATTTGTATTAGCATCAATAACCGTTGCATCATTGCTTTTGGCATTGTAGGTTAACACTTTTTTAGAAAACTGATCATATAAAATTGCATCGGGTTTTTGGCCTTCGATAGCTACTTTATCGATTAATTTAAATGTTTTTAAATTGACAATGGTAACCGAATTGTCTTTTCCGTTGCTGATAAATGCTTTGTTCAAATCATTGGCAATTGCAATGCCGTGAACTCCTTTGGTATCGGGAATTGTTGTTATGGTTTTATTGGATTTTAAATCGATAACATTGACAATGCTTCCGTGAGAAACAAATAAATGCTGATTCACCTGATCAACGGCCAGATAATCCCAGCCTTCATCACCTGAAACATTTATTTTTTGTGATACTTTATACGTTTGGCTATAACTATTAGAGATAGAAACAATTATTAGTAATGATAATATTATTTTTTTCATTTTAAAAAAATCAGAAGTTAATTATATTTAATTTTACACGAACGACTTATCATCCTATTTTAAATCTACTTAAAATGGAAACATTACTCTACTGTAGTTAGATGCAAGATCAACTGTTTATGGGTATATTATTTCATTAAAAAAAAGGAAAAATTATTCTTTTATGGACATGCCGTTTTCTTTAAAAGCAAGGCTTTTACTTTTCATGCCTTTTTTTAAATCTACTTCATAAATAGTTCCGTTTTTAGAAGTTTCAGTTTTGTCCGCCTCAACAATTTTCCAATCACTATATTTTGATTTTACAGATTCTAAAACTGCTTTTGGTAAATCGACAGCTTTAATCTCTCTTTCCGTTTCCAGCCAGGTTCCATAGTCTGAAAAATTAGCAGAAATCTTGTTTCCTTCAAAGGTGAATTCTGCTTCCCATTCTTTTGGACCTTCAACTCCCCAACACACTTTTGTTGCAGTAGGAAATTTTTTAGCGAAAGCTTTTTTTACTGAGTCCGGTGGAGTTTTTGCAAATGCACAACTGCAAACCAATACAATTGAGATAATCATTATTAATTTTTTCATCGCTGTTAATTTTAAATTTATAATAATCAAAGTTGCAAACCGATTCTGTAGGAAGTTTGAATTTTTTAAAATTTAACGCTAAAGCTGTGTAATTGGTTCTCAAAAGTATACTTGATTTCCCATTGATTGATTTCGACAATTTTTTTGATTATCGCAAGACCAAGGCCATTTCCTTGAGAGGAAGGATTTATTTTAGAAAAACGATTAAATAATTTCTCGATTGCCAATGGTGCAGATTGTCCTGTATTGAGGAATGTCAATTGGTTGTCTTGAGTGCGAATGATTATTTTTCCATTTTTCTTATTGTGCCGAATAGCATTCAAAAATAAATTATTGATTAACACTTCTGACAAGGCAGGATTTCCTTTAATGGTAAGGGCAGAGGTGAATTCGGTTATAATGCGGAGGTTTTTTGCTTCAGCCTGTTCCGTGAAAAAATCCAGATGTCTTTCGATGTAATCATTTAAAATAATAGTGCTTTTTCCAAGGTATCTTTCGTTATCAATTTTAGAAAGCAACAAAAGGTTTTTGTTAAGTCTGTTAAGCCTGGAAACATCATTATTGAGTGAACTTACCACAGAAAGCTGTTCTTTATTCAGTTCCAATTGAAGCAAAGTGTCAATTTTGGTTTGAAACAGAGCTAACGGAGTTTGTAATTCATGTGCGGCATTTTCAACGAATTCTCTTTGGTTCTTATAAATGACTGTATTTTTTTCAATAAGTCTTTTAAGGCTATTATTAAGTCGATCAAATTCATCGATATCGGTGGGTATAAAAAGGGGAGGATTACTTTTATCGATTTCAAAATCCTCTATTTGAATTAGTGTGTTATAAAAAGGTTTCCAAATTTTTGCAGCAGTTATTTTTGATATTCCAATGATTCCGATAAGCAGCATAATAATCATAAACAGAAATATAACTGCTA
The Flavobacterium sp. 5 DNA segment above includes these coding regions:
- a CDS encoding PepSY-like domain-containing protein — protein: MKKLIMIISIVLVCSCAFAKTPPDSVKKAFAKKFPTATKVCWGVEGPKEWEAEFTFEGNKISANFSDYGTWLETEREIKAVDLPKAVLESVKSKYSDWKIVEADKTETSKNGTIYEVDLKKGMKSKSLAFKENGMSIKE
- a CDS encoding HAMP domain-containing sensor histidine kinase, whose translation is MSNKKLLQKTTGSFLIFAVITLLIAAPLFYFISQRLYIHETDEVLQFHKGAFVKEIHADFTEKDIKSWHKYNHNIMIFADMGVNKDSIVDKMLFDSIANDKEPFRVLYAPVDINGKRYTYTEKINLVEMEGMVINVAVIFLFMIIMLLIGIIGISKITAAKIWKPFYNTLIQIEDFEIDKSNPPLFIPTDIDEFDRLNNSLKRLIEKNTVIYKNQREFVENAAHELQTPLALFQTKIDTLLQLELNKEQLSVVSSLNNDVSRLNRLNKNLLLLSKIDNERYLGKSTIILNDYIERHLDFFTEQAEAKNLRIITEFTSALTIKGNPALSEVLINNLFLNAIRHNKKNGKIIIRTQDNQLTFLNTGQSAPLAIEKLFNRFSKINPSSQGNGLGLAIIKKIVEINQWEIKYTFENQLHSFSVKF